The Myxococcus guangdongensis nucleotide sequence TTCAGACGCAAGGTCTCGAGCGTCGTGAAGTCCATGACGCATCATCCATACACCCCACCTCTGACATGCCCGGGTGACGTCACGGGATGGCTGGATTGAGGCGCGCGCGTGTCCTGCCTGGTTGGTTGCCCGCGTGCCGTCGGGGCGATGACAGACGCCACGGATTCACCCCACGCCACGCGCGCCAGGCTGTCAGGATGGCGACCATGAACAGGCTCGCGACGTCAGGATGGCTGCTGGGCGCGCTGCTGTGGGGCGCATGTGGTTCGGACGCCGTGAAGCGGGAACCCTGCGTCGAGCGCACCGTCTTCGCGCGCTCCTCGACGGGCGACTGCACGTCCTACGCGTCCAGCTGCGACATCCCCACGGGCTACGTCGAGTGCTGCGGCGGCTTCCTGGGAGGCTGCGTGGCCTCCGGCGAGGATGCGCGCTGCGTCGACGACCCCACCGACTCCTGCACTCCCGGCGCGGGCGGCGCGGACTGTCCGGGTGTCTGCGAATAGCCCTTCGTCTGAAACGCGCCGACTCCAGATTTCCACGCGTTTCCTGCATTGGTTGTGTCGCCGCGATTGGGCATAGTGGCCGCCCCATGTCGGCCCTCGCCCCATCCGCGCGCCCCCGCCGTCCGTGGCTTCGCTTCCTGCTGCGTCAGAGCATCATCGGGCTGAGCCGACTGTCCGGGGTGCTCGCCGGGGCCGCCGAGCGGCTGCGCTGGGTGCGCCTTCGCCACACGTGGCTCAAGCCCAGGCCGGGCGACATCTACATCGTCACCAGCCCGAAGGCGGGAACGACGTGGATGCAGATGATCGTCCACCAGCTCGTCACGCAGGGGCGCGGTGAGTTCGAGCACATCAACCAGGTCTCGCCCTTCCTAGAGCAGCTCGTCCGCGACGCGAAGGCGGAGGCGCTGCTGGACGGGCTGCCGTCGCCGCGCATCATCAAGACGCACCTGCCCCACCACCAGCTCAAGCCGCCCCGGGACAGCCGCATCCTGTACGTCACGCGCAACGCGGCCGACTCGCTCAAGTCGCTCTTCCACCACCACTACCTGGTGGAGGACACGCCGCTCGACTTCAACCGCTTCTTCCGCGTGGTGATGGACCTGGATGACCCGTGGCTCACGCATCTGGAGTCCTGGTGGCCGCGCCGCGAGGACACCAACGTGCTCCACGTGCGCTACGAGGACCTGGTCCAGGACCTGGAGGGAGGCGTGCGGCGCGTGGCCGCCTTCTGCGGGCTGCCCATCGACGAGTCCCGGATGGGCGACATCCTGGAGCACTGCGGCATCGCCTACATGAAGCAGCACACCCAGCGCTTCGACAACCTGGGCCCCCGGGCCGCGGCGCTCGCGCGGGGCACCTTCATCCACCAGGGCGGCGTGGGTCAGGGCCGCGCGATGCTCGACGAGGCGCAGCGCGCCGAGCTGGACGCGCGGGTGGATTCGGTCCGTCAGCGCCTGGGCATGCGGGGCAGCGGGCCCTGACGCGGGCGGTCGCCTACACGTCCGGCTTGGAGGGCTCCTTGCCCTTCTGCTTGTTGTCCTTCCAGCCCCAGGTGGAGCTCCACATCCCCGGCCCCGTGAAGAGCACCGTGACGAGCGTCATCACCGCCGCGCCGATGAGGATTTCCCAGACCATGTCCGCGCCTCCTTCCACTTCCACAACCTGACGTCTCGCGCTCCACTCCGCACGACAGAGGTCCGGTTCCACCCCGTGCCGCTTCGTGGCGCGTGCTGCCCTGTGAGCCCGCCCACCCGGGGACCGGGCAGGCACGCGGGTTCCTGGAACGCCTCGCGAAAGCCGTCCCACACCTCGCGTGACGCGGCAAACTAGCAGCTCGCGTCACGAGTGCAATCGTGCACGGACAGCGTCCGCGCGGGCATGCGGTGATAGTGTGCACGGCCGCATGCCTCACCTGTCCACTCGTGGTGCACGGCCCCTGGCGTTCGTCGGGGCGTTGGGTCCTTCCCTCCTCCGCTCGCGGCTGGTGTGGGGGTTGTTCGTCGGACTGCTCGGCTGCGATGGACGCCCGCCTCCGGACCTCCCGGGCGCCGAGTGTCCCTCGGGACCGTGCGGCAACGGCGACGGGGAGGCCATCCGCCCCGAGGGCAGCGTGCGCATCGCGGCGTACAACGTCCATCGTCTGTTCGACACCGTCTGCGACTCGGGGCGGTGCGGGGGCTCGGAGTACGAGGAGCTGCCCACGCGCGACGAGTTCGACGCGCAGGTGGCCCGGCTCTCCAGCGCCATCACCCTGCTGGACGCGGACGTGGTGCTGCTGGCGGAGGTGGAGACGCAGGTGGGGCTGGACGCGCTCCAGGCGCGGCTGCCGGAGTTCCCGCACGCGGTGCTGGGCGAGATTCACGAGCCGGCCAGCGTGGACGTGGGCGTGCTGTCCGCGTTCCCCATCACCTCGGTCGTGACGCACCGGCACCGCGCGCTGACGCGGCCGGATGGCTCGTCCACGCGCTTCGCGCGCGAGTTCCTGGAGGTGCACCTGGACGTGAACGGCAAGGAGGTCATCGTCTTCGCGGCGCACTTCAAGGCGAAGTCGAATGACGACCCGGGCCGCCGCTACGCGGAGGCCAACGCCGCCCGGGACATCGTCACGCAGGCGGCGGCGCGCGCGCCCCGGGCGCTGGTGGTGATGGGCGGGGACCTCAACGACACGCCGGGCTCGGCGCCCATCGACGCGCTGGAGCAGGACGGGATGCTCAAGCGCGTGGCGAAGGACCGGCCGGACGACCAGACGTGGACGTACAACTACTCCGGTCGCAAGCAGGCCATCGACCACCTGTTCGTGGCCAACAACGCGGCCGGCACGTACGTGCCGGGCTCGTTCCGCGCGGTCCGGGAGGGCAGCGGTTACGGCGGCTCGGACCACGCGGCCGTGAAGGCCGACTTCATGCCCGGGCCCTGACGCTCAGCTCGCGGCGGGGATGGCCTGGATGTCGAGCTCGATGTCGACCTTCTCGCCGACGAGCCACCCGCCGTTGTCGAGCGTCTTGTTCCAGCGGATGCCGTAATCGGAGCGGTTGAGGGTGGCGCGCGCCGTGTAGATGAGGCGCGTGCTGCCCCACGGGTCCTTCGACGTCGCGGTGTGGCGCGCCTCGAAGACGACGGGCTGGGTGACGTTGCGGATGGACAGCTCGCCGGACAGGCGGAAGCCCGCGCCGCCGGTGGGCTCCACGTGGGTGCTGCGGAAGGTGAGCTTGGGCGCGGCCTCCGCGTCGAGGAAGTCCGGCGAGCGCAGGTGCGCGTCGCGCTCCGGCGTGCCGGTGTAGATGCTGGCCGTGTCCGCGGAGA carries:
- a CDS encoding sulfotransferase domain-containing protein, yielding MSALAPSARPRRPWLRFLLRQSIIGLSRLSGVLAGAAERLRWVRLRHTWLKPRPGDIYIVTSPKAGTTWMQMIVHQLVTQGRGEFEHINQVSPFLEQLVRDAKAEALLDGLPSPRIIKTHLPHHQLKPPRDSRILYVTRNAADSLKSLFHHHYLVEDTPLDFNRFFRVVMDLDDPWLTHLESWWPRREDTNVLHVRYEDLVQDLEGGVRRVAAFCGLPIDESRMGDILEHCGIAYMKQHTQRFDNLGPRAAALARGTFIHQGGVGQGRAMLDEAQRAELDARVDSVRQRLGMRGSGP
- a CDS encoding endonuclease/exonuclease/phosphatase family protein, whose protein sequence is MGPSLLRSRLVWGLFVGLLGCDGRPPPDLPGAECPSGPCGNGDGEAIRPEGSVRIAAYNVHRLFDTVCDSGRCGGSEYEELPTRDEFDAQVARLSSAITLLDADVVLLAEVETQVGLDALQARLPEFPHAVLGEIHEPASVDVGVLSAFPITSVVTHRHRALTRPDGSSTRFAREFLEVHLDVNGKEVIVFAAHFKAKSNDDPGRRYAEANAARDIVTQAAARAPRALVVMGGDLNDTPGSAPIDALEQDGMLKRVAKDRPDDQTWTYNYSGRKQAIDHLFVANNAAGTYVPGSFRAVREGSGYGGSDHAAVKADFMPGP
- a CDS encoding YceI family protein; the encoded protein is MPVTSWNIDPAHSSVLFIARHMVVARVHGRFERVSGSLRVDPEQPTRGEVEVSADTASIYTGTPERDAHLRSPDFLDAEAAPKLTFRSTHVEPTGGAGFRLSGELSIRNVTQPVVFEARHTATSKDPWGSTRLIYTARATLNRSDYGIRWNKTLDNGGWLVGEKVDIELDIQAIPAAS